Proteins encoded by one window of Winogradskyella sp. PG-2:
- a CDS encoding T9SS type A sorting domain-containing protein, translated as MPTHGDLTISKKDAAIGNVRIFDIQGQLLQKQHIQLSTTVIDVSHYSSGVYILKTDTANFRFIVNN; from the coding sequence GTGCCAACTCATGGCGATTTGACTATCTCTAAAAAAGATGCGGCTATAGGTAATGTCAGAATATTCGATATTCAAGGACAATTACTACAAAAACAGCATATACAATTAAGTACAACTGTAATTGATGTTAGCCATTATTCATCTGGTGTTTATATACTAAAAACTGATACTGCTAATTTTCGCTTTATAGTTAATAATTAG
- a CDS encoding sodium-translocating pyrophosphatase, with protein sequence MESFMIYMPIALALLGLLYMIVKQSWVMKQDAGDGKMKEISDHIYEGALAFLNAEYRLLAVFVVIVAALLAVVSFVVPTTHWLIVIAFIFGAVFSAFAGNIGMKIATKTNVRTTQAARTSLPNALKISFGGGTVMGLGVAGLAVLGLTVFFIIFFHVFMDGAWTNTMDMTIVLETLAGFSLGAESIALFARVGGGIYTKAADVGADLVGKVEAGIPEDDPRNPATIADNVGDNVGDVAGMGADLFGSYVATVLAAMVLGNYVIKDMGGNIGEAFGGIGPILLPMAIAGAGIIISIIGTMLVKIKNNDAKEAQVMGALNIGNWTSIVLVAVSCFALVTWMLPETMKMNFFGEGLVEISAMRVFYATLVGLFVGAVISSVTEYYTGLGKSPILKIVQQSSTGAGTNIIAGLATGMISTFPSVLLFAGAIWASYAFAGFYGVALAASAMMATTAMQLAIDAFGPISDNAGGIAEMSEQEPIVRERTDILDSVGNTTAATGKGFAIASAALTSLALFAAYVTFTGIDGINIFKAPVLAMLFVGGMVPVVFSALAMNAVGKAAMEMVQEVRRQFKDIPGIMEGTGKPEYDKCVAISTQASLKEMMLPGLLTIGFPLVIAFVPMLFGMDNLAIAEMLGGYMAGVTVSGVLWAIFQNNAGGAWDNAKKSFEAGVEINGEMTFKGSDAHKAAVTGDTVGDPFKDTSGPSMNILIKLTCLIGLVIAPILGGHSDETGLVHSEEVSVEMTVDSKDLAKATIDYSTMKDGEKVAEIIVFEGTKAEVEKEIKAFEATLKNEAGNVEKVIEKVDITKE encoded by the coding sequence ATGGAATCATTTATGATTTATATGCCAATAGCTTTGGCGCTTTTAGGATTACTTTACATGATTGTAAAACAATCGTGGGTTATGAAACAAGACGCTGGAGATGGTAAGATGAAAGAAATTTCAGATCACATCTACGAAGGTGCATTGGCTTTTTTAAACGCTGAGTACAGATTATTAGCTGTCTTTGTAGTTATAGTAGCTGCATTGTTAGCAGTGGTTTCTTTTGTAGTACCTACAACACATTGGCTAATTGTAATCGCTTTTATTTTTGGTGCTGTATTTTCTGCTTTCGCTGGTAACATCGGAATGAAGATTGCAACAAAAACTAACGTTAGAACAACACAAGCTGCACGTACAAGTTTACCAAATGCTTTGAAGATCTCTTTTGGAGGTGGAACAGTTATGGGACTTGGAGTTGCTGGTTTAGCTGTATTAGGTTTAACCGTATTCTTTATCATATTCTTCCATGTATTTATGGATGGAGCTTGGACGAATACAATGGATATGACCATTGTACTAGAAACCCTTGCAGGTTTTTCTTTAGGTGCTGAGTCCATTGCATTATTTGCAAGAGTAGGTGGTGGAATTTACACTAAAGCTGCAGATGTTGGAGCTGATTTAGTTGGTAAGGTTGAAGCTGGTATTCCTGAAGATGATCCGCGTAATCCTGCGACTATTGCAGATAACGTTGGTGACAATGTAGGTGACGTTGCTGGTATGGGAGCTGATTTATTTGGATCTTATGTTGCTACTGTATTAGCTGCAATGGTTCTAGGAAACTATGTGATTAAAGATATGGGTGGAAATATTGGTGAAGCCTTTGGTGGTATTGGTCCAATATTATTGCCAATGGCAATTGCTGGTGCAGGAATCATTATTTCTATTATCGGTACGATGTTAGTAAAAATTAAAAATAACGATGCAAAAGAAGCTCAAGTAATGGGAGCTTTAAATATAGGTAACTGGACATCAATTGTTTTAGTTGCAGTATCATGTTTTGCATTAGTAACTTGGATGTTACCAGAAACAATGAAAATGAATTTCTTTGGAGAAGGTTTAGTTGAAATTTCTGCAATGCGTGTATTCTATGCTACTTTAGTTGGTTTATTTGTAGGTGCAGTTATCTCTTCAGTTACTGAATATTACACAGGATTAGGAAAAAGCCCAATCTTAAAAATAGTACAACAATCATCTACTGGAGCAGGAACTAACATTATCGCTGGTTTAGCAACAGGTATGATTTCTACATTCCCTTCTGTATTATTATTTGCTGGAGCGATTTGGGCATCCTATGCTTTTGCAGGATTCTATGGTGTAGCTTTAGCGGCTTCAGCAATGATGGCTACTACAGCGATGCAGTTGGCAATTGATGCTTTTGGACCAATATCTGATAATGCAGGTGGTATTGCTGAAATGAGTGAGCAAGAACCAATCGTAAGAGAACGTACAGATATACTAGATTCAGTAGGTAATACAACTGCTGCAACAGGAAAAGGTTTTGCTATCGCTTCTGCTGCATTAACATCGTTAGCATTATTTGCTGCTTATGTAACTTTTACTGGAATTGACGGAATTAACATTTTTAAAGCACCAGTTTTAGCAATGTTATTTGTTGGTGGTATGGTACCAGTGGTATTCTCTGCTTTAGCAATGAATGCTGTGGGTAAAGCTGCAATGGAAATGGTACAAGAAGTACGTCGTCAGTTTAAAGACATTCCTGGAATTATGGAAGGTACTGGGAAACCAGAATACGATAAGTGTGTTGCTATATCTACTCAAGCCTCTTTAAAGGAAATGATGTTGCCAGGTTTATTAACTATAGGCTTTCCTTTAGTCATTGCTTTTGTGCCAATGTTATTTGGTATGGATAATCTTGCAATTGCTGAAATGTTAGGTGGCTATATGGCTGGTGTTACAGTTTCTGGTGTATTATGGGCCATCTTCCAAAATAATGCTGGTGGAGCTTGGGATAATGCTAAGAAATCTTTTGAAGCAGGTGTAGAGATTAATGGCGAAATGACATTTAAAGGTTCTGACGCTCATAAAGCAGCTGTAACAGGTGATACTGTTGGTGATCCATTTAAAGATACATCTGGGCCTTCAATGAATATCCTAATTAAGTTAACATGTCTTATTGGTTTGGTAATAGCTCCAATCTTAGGAGGACATTCAGATGAAACTGGTTTAGTACATAGTGAAGAAGTTTCAGTAGAGATGACTGTTGATTCTAAAGATTTGGCAAAAGCTACAATAGATTATTCTACAATGAAGGATGGCGAAAAAGTAGCTGAAATTATAGTTTTTGAAGGAACTAAAGCTGAAGTTGAAAAAGAAATTAAAGCTTTTGAAGCAACATTGAAAAATGAAGCTGGTAACGTTGAAAAGGTTATTGAAAAAGTTGATATTACTAAAGAATAA
- a CDS encoding inorganic diphosphatase: MSKKPELTFDVLIEIPKGSRNKYEYDFTLHKIRFDRMLFSSMMYPGDYGFVPETLALDSDPLDVLVMGTEPTYPMVVMEVRPIGVFHMTDEKGPDEKIICVPVSDPIWNKNNDISDLNPHRLKEIEHFFKVYKDLEKKKVDTGGWGNAEEAVKIYHECVERYNNSEHKKNRSFTI; the protein is encoded by the coding sequence ATGTCAAAAAAACCAGAGTTAACCTTCGATGTATTAATAGAAATTCCAAAAGGAAGTCGTAATAAATACGAATACGATTTTACACTACATAAAATTCGTTTTGATCGTATGTTATTTTCTTCAATGATGTATCCTGGTGATTATGGTTTTGTGCCAGAGACTTTAGCTTTAGATAGTGATCCTTTAGATGTTTTGGTGATGGGAACCGAACCAACTTACCCTATGGTTGTAATGGAAGTAAGACCAATTGGTGTATTTCACATGACGGACGAAAAAGGACCAGATGAAAAAATTATTTGTGTACCAGTTTCTGACCCAATTTGGAATAAGAACAACGATATTTCAGATTTAAATCCTCACAGACTTAAAGAAATTGAACATTTTTTTAAGGTTTATAAAGATTTAGAGAAAAAGAAAGTTGATACTGGTGGATGGGGAAATGCAGAAGAAGCCGTGAAAATTTATCACGAATGTGTAGAACGTTATAACAATAGCGAACACAAAAAAAACAGAAGCTTTACTATATAA
- a CDS encoding M1 family metallopeptidase, with translation MMRFIPLFLSIVICSLNIAQAQKFQGKFEPIDNMIPPPNVYRSASGAPGKAYWQQRADYKIKAQLDEKNNTLNGDETITYYNNSPDDLSYLWIQLEQNVNKKENEDFGYAFGNVRDSMNTRHMQFLTRAIDFPAGYTIKYIKDSSGKSIKSLVNNTMMKVILNTPLKSGESLTFSIGWSYHITDRSMYLLSREGYEYFPEDDNTVYLIAHWFPRMAVYNDTEGWQNKQFQKLGEFALEFGDYDVEITVPADHLVAATGDLKNENEVLTKTQRQRMAEAKKSFDKPVMIVTPEEATENEKKKTTKTKTWKFRAENVRDFALASSRKFIWDAQAVALETHTVMAMSFYPKEGLPVWSESSTLAVKNALEVYSEDVFEYPYPVCISVNTSNIGMEFPMISFNGGRPINGKISKNAKAGMISTIVHEVGHNWFPMIVSSDERQWMWMDEGLNTFIHQRTMEKRYPDYPHTVPKSIVPFMSGDKDIMRPIMTSSDNDLLSQFGANYYQKPTVGLQMLRNSIIGKDLFDQAFKEYANRWKYKHPNPADLFRTLEDATAADLDWFYRGWFFTTDNVDMELTNVKWFTVANEENIEQQNKTVKANIKADNAGENTKDFAGGPESITMVTTPDQAYGQFLSRMDDPEIRKQLQGKNIYEINVKNIGGLIMPITIEWQYTDGTREIDTLPAEVWRTNEYEITKTFIKSKQVEKVVLDPNFEFADTDTKNNSFPKVEEASDFDKFKSKN, from the coding sequence ATGATGCGTTTTATCCCTCTATTTCTTTCCATTGTAATTTGTTCATTGAATATTGCTCAAGCCCAAAAATTCCAAGGGAAATTTGAACCTATAGATAATATGATTCCACCACCTAATGTCTATCGTTCGGCTAGTGGTGCGCCAGGAAAAGCCTATTGGCAACAACGTGCAGATTATAAAATCAAAGCGCAACTTGATGAGAAAAATAACACACTAAATGGTGACGAAACTATTACCTATTATAATAACTCACCTGATGACCTTAGCTATTTATGGATACAACTAGAGCAGAATGTAAACAAAAAAGAGAATGAAGATTTTGGTTACGCTTTTGGTAATGTGCGCGACTCAATGAATACAAGACACATGCAGTTTTTAACGCGCGCCATTGATTTTCCTGCAGGATACACTATTAAATATATTAAGGACAGTAGCGGAAAATCTATAAAATCCCTAGTCAATAATACCATGATGAAAGTGATATTGAACACGCCTTTAAAGTCTGGTGAATCATTAACCTTTTCTATTGGTTGGTCTTATCATATCACTGATCGAAGTATGTATTTATTATCTCGTGAAGGCTATGAATATTTCCCAGAAGATGACAATACCGTTTACCTTATTGCCCATTGGTTTCCAAGAATGGCAGTATATAATGATACTGAAGGTTGGCAAAACAAGCAATTTCAAAAATTAGGTGAATTTGCGCTAGAGTTTGGGGATTATGATGTTGAAATTACTGTACCAGCAGATCATCTTGTTGCGGCAACCGGAGATTTAAAAAATGAAAATGAAGTTCTTACGAAAACACAACGGCAACGCATGGCGGAAGCAAAAAAATCTTTCGATAAACCTGTAATGATTGTAACTCCAGAAGAAGCAACTGAAAACGAAAAAAAGAAAACTACTAAAACTAAAACCTGGAAGTTCAGAGCAGAGAATGTAAGAGATTTTGCATTAGCTTCTTCTCGAAAATTTATTTGGGATGCACAAGCTGTAGCATTAGAAACGCATACTGTAATGGCGATGTCTTTCTACCCTAAAGAAGGCTTGCCGGTTTGGAGTGAATCCTCAACTTTAGCTGTAAAAAATGCTCTAGAAGTATATTCTGAAGATGTTTTTGAGTATCCATATCCTGTTTGTATTTCGGTAAATACATCAAATATTGGTATGGAGTTTCCTATGATAAGTTTTAATGGCGGACGACCAATAAATGGAAAGATTAGTAAAAATGCAAAAGCTGGTATGATAAGTACCATTGTACACGAGGTTGGACACAACTGGTTTCCTATGATTGTAAGTTCAGATGAGCGCCAATGGATGTGGATGGATGAAGGTTTAAACACTTTTATTCACCAACGTACTATGGAAAAACGTTACCCAGATTATCCACATACAGTACCGAAAAGCATTGTCCCTTTTATGAGTGGTGATAAAGATATAATGCGTCCTATTATGACATCTTCTGATAATGATTTATTATCTCAATTCGGTGCAAATTACTATCAAAAACCAACCGTTGGTTTACAAATGCTACGTAACTCTATAATAGGAAAAGATTTATTTGATCAGGCTTTTAAAGAATATGCGAATCGTTGGAAATACAAGCATCCTAATCCTGCAGATTTATTTAGAACATTAGAAGATGCTACTGCAGCAGATTTAGATTGGTTTTACAGAGGGTGGTTTTTCACTACAGATAATGTAGATATGGAATTAACCAATGTAAAATGGTTTACGGTTGCCAATGAAGAAAATATAGAACAGCAAAACAAAACTGTAAAAGCCAATATTAAAGCTGATAATGCTGGCGAAAACACAAAAGACTTTGCTGGTGGACCAGAATCAATAACTATGGTTACGACTCCAGACCAAGCTTATGGACAATTCTTGTCGCGAATGGATGATCCAGAAATAAGAAAACAACTCCAAGGTAAAAACATTTATGAGATTAACGTTAAAAATATTGGTGGTCTTATTATGCCAATCACTATTGAGTGGCAATATACTGATGGAACAAGGGAAATTGATACACTACCTGCGGAAGTATGGAGAACAAATGAATACGAAATCACAAAAACATTTATAAAATCTAAGCAAGTAGAAAAAGTTGTTTTAGATCCAAATTTTGAATTTGCTGATACAGACACCAAAAATAATAGCTTTCCTAAAGTTGAAGAAGCCTCTGATTTTGATAAATTTAAGAGTAAGAATTAA
- a CDS encoding DUF5686 and carboxypeptidase-like regulatory domain-containing protein — MKIKLLTAFLCLSIFSAIAQTKVSGYVFDEFNEPIPFANVLFKGSTEGTITNEDGKFYLESDETWETLIVSFIGFEVLEIPLSKRVTYDLKFTLKEEAASLNEVVIITGKQSKKASENPAIRILKEIWKRKRQNGLNQFKQYEYDQYEKVEFDLNTIDSALIKSKLFKGMEFVFEEVDTSSVTGKTYLPIFLNESVKKISGDNVLNKEREDLKGNKNSGFSNNQVIIDFIDDLYSEYSVYDNYLKFFDKSFVSPLSRTGVQTYNYVLSDSAFIDNKWCYNIIYYPRRKNELTFKGDFWVNDSTYAIKEINLQASKSANINWVKEIYIEQEFEVLNDSVFLIKRDYFLSDFALNKKEKSRGVYGKRTTLFDNYKFNEPKDKEYYDKVVYNYDEDVYNREDDFWQNNRLEALNKDEKGVYKMLDTLKTVKKFKRLYNLGSILASGYVEFPSINFDYGPIFSTFGFNEVEGLRLRTGGRTYFGPNDTWRLEGFLAYGFRDDKFKYGISGKWLLDKKSRFTIFGGNRRDVEQIGASLTSSTDVLGRSLASSAVIGTGANDKLTNINLTNLGFALEPARNFEIRLDGSFRKLRSASPTFSLDYNDMESPTGISSEVKQFESRLSLAFYPKRQMTGFGVERKNKNDNFARLFAQMSRGHRNWFDSDFDYTKVQFSYIQPWQVGGFGRLTTSIEAGKTFGDVPLALLSAVPGNQTYFSIYNTFSQLDFYEFVTDTYTSMHVEHNFNGRLFSRIPFLKKYNLRAIASIRGVWGELSDDNIALSTTGNLAEIPLLAPDTRVYYEYSIGVANIFKILRIDFNFRGNYLDNPGARRFGVTGSFGFYF, encoded by the coding sequence ATGAAGATAAAATTACTTACAGCCTTTTTATGCCTCAGTATTTTTTCTGCAATAGCGCAGACTAAAGTTAGTGGCTATGTATTCGATGAATTTAACGAACCTATTCCATTTGCTAATGTTTTGTTTAAAGGTTCTACGGAAGGTACAATTACCAATGAAGACGGAAAATTTTATTTAGAGTCTGATGAGACATGGGAAACTTTAATTGTCTCCTTTATTGGTTTTGAGGTTTTAGAAATACCACTTTCAAAACGTGTTACTTACGATTTAAAATTCACTCTAAAAGAAGAAGCTGCTTCTTTGAATGAGGTTGTTATTATTACTGGTAAACAATCCAAAAAAGCATCTGAGAATCCTGCAATACGTATTCTTAAAGAGATTTGGAAACGCAAACGACAAAACGGTTTAAATCAGTTTAAGCAATATGAATATGATCAATACGAAAAAGTAGAATTTGATCTCAATACTATAGATAGTGCTTTAATAAAAAGTAAACTATTTAAAGGTATGGAGTTTGTTTTTGAAGAAGTTGATACATCAAGTGTTACAGGGAAAACCTATCTGCCTATATTTTTAAATGAATCAGTAAAAAAGATATCTGGAGATAATGTTCTTAATAAAGAACGAGAAGATTTAAAAGGAAACAAAAATTCTGGTTTTAGTAATAATCAAGTAATCATAGATTTTATAGATGATTTGTATTCAGAATATAGTGTCTATGATAATTACCTTAAATTTTTCGATAAAAGTTTTGTGAGTCCTTTGAGTCGCACAGGTGTGCAAACGTACAACTATGTGTTGTCTGATAGTGCTTTTATAGATAACAAATGGTGTTACAATATTATTTATTATCCTAGACGTAAAAATGAACTAACCTTTAAAGGTGATTTTTGGGTTAATGATTCTACTTATGCAATTAAGGAAATCAATCTTCAAGCTTCAAAAAGCGCCAATATTAACTGGGTAAAGGAAATATATATAGAACAAGAATTCGAAGTTTTAAATGATTCTGTATTTCTTATAAAACGTGATTATTTTCTATCGGACTTTGCTTTAAATAAGAAGGAAAAGTCAAGAGGTGTTTATGGAAAACGAACAACACTCTTTGATAATTATAAATTTAATGAACCAAAGGATAAAGAGTATTATGACAAGGTTGTTTATAATTATGATGAAGATGTCTATAATAGAGAAGATGATTTTTGGCAAAACAATAGACTCGAAGCTTTAAATAAAGACGAAAAAGGGGTCTATAAAATGTTAGATACTTTAAAGACTGTAAAGAAGTTTAAGCGACTCTATAACTTAGGAAGCATTTTAGCTTCTGGTTATGTTGAGTTTCCAAGTATTAATTTCGATTATGGTCCTATCTTCTCAACTTTTGGATTTAACGAGGTTGAAGGTCTAAGATTGCGAACAGGAGGACGTACTTATTTCGGACCAAATGATACTTGGAGATTAGAAGGGTTTTTAGCTTACGGTTTTAGAGATGACAAGTTTAAATATGGAATTTCAGGAAAGTGGTTATTAGATAAAAAGAGCCGATTCACCATTTTTGGAGGTAATAGACGCGATGTAGAGCAAATAGGTGCAAGCTTAACAAGTTCTACAGATGTTTTAGGGCGGAGTTTAGCATCTTCTGCAGTAATTGGTACAGGAGCAAACGATAAGTTGACCAATATTAACTTAACAAATTTAGGCTTTGCTTTAGAACCAGCTAGGAATTTTGAAATTCGTTTAGATGGAAGTTTTAGGAAATTGCGATCTGCATCACCAACCTTTAGTTTAGATTATAATGATATGGAATCTCCAACTGGGATTTCGTCAGAAGTTAAACAGTTTGAGAGTAGGTTGTCATTAGCCTTTTATCCAAAGCGACAAATGACAGGTTTTGGTGTAGAACGAAAAAATAAGAACGATAATTTTGCGCGTCTTTTTGCACAAATGAGTCGTGGTCATCGCAATTGGTTTGATAGTGATTTTGATTATACAAAAGTTCAGTTTTCATATATTCAACCATGGCAAGTTGGTGGGTTTGGACGTCTAACAACATCTATTGAAGCAGGTAAAACATTTGGTGATGTACCATTAGCATTATTAAGTGCTGTACCAGGAAATCAAACCTATTTTTCAATTTACAATACTTTTTCTCAGTTAGATTTTTATGAGTTTGTTACAGATACTTATACATCCATGCATGTAGAGCATAACTTTAATGGGCGTTTATTTTCTAGAATACCATTCTTAAAAAAATATAACCTTAGAGCTATTGCAAGTATAAGAGGTGTTTGGGGAGAACTCTCAGATGATAATATTGCCTTAAGTACTACTGGGAATCTTGCTGAGATTCCATTGTTAGCACCAGATACTCGAGTCTATTATGAGTATAGTATTGGTGTTGCTAATATTTTTAAAATATTACGAATAGATTTTAATTTTAGAGGTAACTATTTAGACAATCCTGGCGCCAGAAGGTTTGGTGTAACTGGTAGTTTTGGGTTTTATTTTTAG
- a CDS encoding pyruvate dehydrogenase complex E1 component subunit beta, with translation MKTIQFREAICEAMSEEMRRDESIYLMGEEVAEYNGAYKASKGMLDEFGAKRVIDTPIAELGFAGIAIGSTMTGNRPIVEYMTFNFSLVGIDQIINNAAKIRQMSGGQFKCPIVFRGPTASAGQLAATHSQAFESWFANTPGLKVIVPSNPYDAKGLLKSAIRDDDPVIFMESEQMYGDKGEVPEGEYTIPIGVAEIKREGTDVTVVSFGKIIKEAYKASDELAKEGISCEIIDLRTVRPLDRNAVLESVKKTNRLVVLEEAWPFGNVATELTYLVQSEAFDYLDAPIVKINTADTPAPYSPVLLAEWLPNSDSVIKAVKKVMYK, from the coding sequence ATGAAGACAATTCAATTTAGAGAAGCTATTTGCGAAGCCATGAGCGAAGAAATGCGCAGAGATGAAAGTATTTATCTTATGGGTGAAGAGGTAGCAGAATATAATGGGGCTTACAAGGCATCTAAAGGTATGTTAGATGAGTTTGGTGCAAAGCGTGTTATCGATACACCAATTGCTGAGCTTGGTTTTGCTGGTATTGCCATAGGTTCTACAATGACTGGAAATCGTCCTATTGTAGAATATATGACTTTTAACTTCTCTCTTGTTGGAATTGATCAAATTATAAATAATGCCGCTAAAATTAGACAAATGTCTGGCGGACAATTTAAGTGTCCAATAGTTTTTAGAGGACCAACAGCTTCTGCAGGTCAGTTAGCTGCTACGCATTCACAAGCTTTTGAGAGTTGGTTTGCTAACACTCCTGGATTAAAAGTTATTGTACCTTCTAATCCATACGATGCAAAAGGTTTATTAAAATCTGCTATAAGAGATGATGATCCCGTAATTTTTATGGAGAGTGAGCAGATGTATGGAGATAAAGGTGAAGTGCCAGAGGGAGAATACACAATACCAATTGGAGTTGCTGAGATTAAACGAGAAGGAACTGATGTTACTGTCGTTTCATTCGGAAAAATTATAAAAGAAGCCTACAAAGCTTCTGATGAGCTTGCTAAAGAAGGTATTTCTTGTGAAATTATAGATTTAAGAACAGTGCGTCCTTTAGATAGGAACGCTGTTTTAGAGTCTGTTAAGAAGACAAATAGATTAGTTGTTTTAGAAGAAGCTTGGCCATTCGGTAATGTAGCTACAGAATTAACATACTTGGTACAATCTGAGGCATTCGATTATTTAGATGCTCCGATTGTAAAAATTAATACCGCTGATACTCCAGCACCTTATTCACCAGTTTTATTAGCCGAATGGTTGCCAAATAGCGACTCGGTTATAAAAGCAGTGAAAAAAGTGATGTATAAATAA
- a CDS encoding electron transfer flavoprotein subunit beta/FixA family protein — protein MKILVCISHVPDTTSKINFTEGDTKFDINGVQFVINPNDEFGLTRAMWFKEKQGASVDVVNVGGVETEPTLRKALAIGADAAIRVNTQATDGFSVAKELAKVVSEGGYDLVIAGRESIDYNGGMVPGMLAGLTNSNFVANCIGLEVDGTNAKAVREIDGGKETVSTALPLVIGGQKGLVEESDLRIPNMRGIMMARKKPLTVLEPAETGVKTKAISFEKPAPKGAVKLVDADNIDELVSLLHNEAKVI, from the coding sequence ATGAAGATATTAGTATGTATTAGTCATGTTCCTGATACAACATCAAAGATTAATTTTACTGAAGGTGATACAAAATTTGACATCAATGGTGTACAATTTGTGATTAACCCTAATGATGAATTTGGACTTACACGAGCAATGTGGTTTAAAGAAAAACAAGGAGCTAGTGTAGATGTTGTTAACGTTGGTGGTGTAGAAACTGAGCCGACTTTAAGAAAAGCTTTAGCTATTGGCGCAGATGCTGCCATTAGAGTAAACACTCAAGCTACTGATGGTTTTTCCGTTGCTAAAGAATTAGCAAAAGTTGTTAGTGAAGGTGGATATGATTTAGTTATTGCAGGAAGAGAATCTATTGATTATAATGGGGGTATGGTTCCTGGTATGTTAGCTGGTTTAACGAACTCTAATTTTGTAGCGAATTGTATTGGTCTCGAAGTTGATGGTACAAATGCAAAAGCAGTTAGAGAAATTGATGGAGGAAAAGAAACTGTGAGTACAGCTCTACCTTTAGTAATTGGTGGTCAAAAAGGATTAGTTGAAGAAAGCGATCTACGTATCCCAAATATGAGAGGTATAATGATGGCTCGTAAAAAGCCTCTAACGGTTTTAGAACCTGCTGAAACTGGTGTTAAAACTAAAGCAATTAGCTTTGAGAAACCAGCTCCAAAAGGCGCAGTAAAATTGGTTGATGCAGATAATATTGATGAATTAGTAAGCTTACTTCATAACGAAGCTAAAGTAATTTAA
- a CDS encoding electron transfer flavoprotein subunit alpha/FixB family protein, whose product MSIIVYTESENGKFKKAALEVVSYAKSIADQMGSSVTAVVVNADDLESLGNYGASKVLSIKNDALNTFNAKTYASAIEQAAKQEAANVIVVSTSADSKYLAPLLAVGLEAGYVSNVIEAPSSLSPFTVKHTAFTNKAFANTEISTDIKIVGLSNNSFGLVESGGNASIEDFSPSLPESGVNVESVDKATDKVSIADAETVVSGGRGLKGPENWGMIEELAEVLGAATACSKPVSDLGWRPHSEHVGQTGKPVASNLYIAIGISGAIQHLAGINSSKVKVVINTDAEAPFFKAADYGVVGDAFEVVPKLIEKLKAFKAANA is encoded by the coding sequence ATGTCTATTATAGTATATACAGAATCCGAAAACGGAAAATTTAAGAAAGCTGCATTAGAAGTTGTGTCTTATGCAAAGTCAATAGCAGACCAAATGGGTTCATCAGTTACAGCAGTTGTTGTTAATGCAGATGATTTAGAAAGTTTAGGCAATTATGGAGCATCAAAGGTGCTTTCTATTAAAAATGATGCCCTCAATACATTTAATGCTAAAACTTACGCTTCTGCAATAGAACAAGCCGCGAAACAAGAAGCTGCAAATGTCATTGTAGTTAGCACTAGTGCAGATAGCAAATATTTAGCTCCTTTATTAGCAGTAGGGTTAGAAGCAGGTTATGTCTCAAATGTGATAGAAGCACCATCTAGTTTATCTCCATTTACAGTAAAACATACAGCATTTACAAATAAAGCATTTGCCAACACAGAAATTTCTACTGATATTAAAATAGTTGGTTTATCAAATAACTCTTTTGGTTTGGTTGAATCTGGAGGAAATGCTTCTATTGAAGATTTTTCACCTTCATTACCAGAATCTGGAGTTAATGTTGAATCTGTAGACAAAGCAACTGATAAAGTAAGTATTGCAGATGCAGAAACTGTAGTATCTGGCGGAAGAGGTTTAAAAGGTCCTGAAAATTGGGGAATGATAGAAGAATTGGCTGAAGTTTTAGGTGCAGCAACAGCTTGCTCTAAACCAGTATCTGATTTAGGTTGGAGACCTCATAGTGAGCACGTAGGACAAACTGGTAAACCTGTAGCTTCTAACCTTTACATAGCTATTGGTATTTCTGGAGCAATTCAACATTTAGCAGGTATTAATTCTTCTAAAGTAAAAGTGGTTATCAATACAGATGCGGAAGCACCTTTCTTTAAGGCTGCTGACTATGGAGTTGTTGGTGATGCTTTCGAAGTTGTACCAAAACTCATAGAAAAATTAAAAGCTTTTAAAGCTGCAAACGCTTAA